One region of Ptiloglossa arizonensis isolate GNS036 chromosome 8, iyPtiAriz1_principal, whole genome shotgun sequence genomic DNA includes:
- the Ec gene encoding ubiquitin specific peptidase echinus isoform X1: MTSIMGLQQPAASQDTVDYSGYLQSSQCHQIHGNQPNGQVQSSQKSPSNDHNTSFTSTKGLLNGPGQNNCFLNSAVQVLWHLDIFRRSFRELSGHACMRESCIFCALKDLFSQLQFSQESALPPDTLRRALAESFLDQQRFQLGFMDDAAECFENILLRIHLHIASGEAEDMCSARHCVPHQKFAMTLVEQSVCGACGATSEPLPFTQMVHYVSASALTSQARQTPPNARNSPDLFGQLLRKAGGMGDIRDCPSSCGAKIQICRTLMNRPEIVSVGVVWDSERPSLEHIMDVFATVGTSLRLSDVFHSVVDSRWGASTVHNLVGVVTYYGKHYSTFFFHTKLKVWIYFDDATVKEIGPRWEQVVEKCRRGRYQPLLLLYATPGGTPVNTENAPKTVTPFPNGNGLKTPPKNNVRRSITPSPEKPSINSTARRAITPNPDSPPHPYTQRRIYSDYQNLTDIQNNIFGNQGVDVVDGETESKYISRRAVETVMQQQKKQQMQLTRSLSAGSTPQDGISIPDHLNVPRRRDSGNWSGDRNSASSSSSTTMDNPYLYIVNKMQRNSGVPKSPTSKSGELSSSSSGHYDAGYDSYSLSSTDSLPLQQGLKHNLQLAQIPEGYQAATGDDCERLCKETDALLDKSRAAEDAGDLSTAVALCSAASSKARAAMDAPYNNPHTITIARMKHNTCVMRTRSLHRRMLQEQAVANGEKEEGAPEGRHSRENSKSGQHSRQSSRDKGSHSRQNSRELLVNTPATVADKPASKSIEIYATLPKKKTLRSKATAVNVIEDEEYMLYDRPIQRTGLFSRAKRCDDDKKDKKRARSEERNKNVSKDFSIAPSRSSPSPKGTKVEKPKESIDPVTNNARNSQSSNGNGEQKQGKKQHKIRRKLLMGGLIKRKNRSMPDLREGQDNQTNVSVEGSSNTLPKQSVDDSSVGLKGNEVCQSLSGYLSEGHLEFTGNNNGSPGSTSNPNLERSRLMRKSFHGSAGKVLHVAKVPPPPPLRTTSQLSKSKCSGEVHSEQQSEKSVYPLSEGQCQSNPPQEQNGSYWNHVNTANSSGGTTRNTNYTDYSSESHSLPFLPTYSMEQSTASVPASCQSNYNNKPRIQDDVVQYANGILYEPTFVVTRADVHSEQSPVKQPNPSDLLPPYPENGNVSHSRQPSEDFPPPPYPSIHSVSHSRQASEDFPPPPPPIDEPTNHIQENQQQYQQQYQQQQQYLQQQYQQQQTAVLMQQRQQQLDNQQISSLLTQLQIKRDQILASKVKEERRSEEQEDEEKSSSETWLRELQAKQAERRMKKQSPSDQDVSKVRCSAPTIPGPTVARRTSDLMMNSLGQTYDQTSRDVPDCPRVVSSVKDMAARFEQIKLQPIPKTEPEQKLPAKQNLNCISSSPLMDMSQDVQQVEESRPKLSTENLAAFSKPETPSGQSILNSSFESSSSQNTFVSTATPSNPTNAQPSGLNAAIMSMSLTLPHENGLPIDYPEDDISEVAMQNTIQNTTILPSEEDIAPRKMKRRIGKKKSVSFCDQVVLVATAEDDEKDSYIPNPILERVLRSAMNKPETAQVLREIRSLQEAELNRENCTVIKFQQQTLPLKSEADSLPATPYQDQLRSVNPIPIPDTIKPTFGRQNSNESVGSLSEKKHCTSYVNEGQDVVRETYSGLSNVTKPPTSYSPQLQQQIRYSQNGYMPYMQSQTAYPQTQTSHPRNQVIPISQTQKPASPYPTQLHGQYVQNNVQQQKPVCQKNTYQTYYQLEQQHNQMNKQMSQQQQQNMNQRITNHNASPITVQHSQQQFAYPPAQSPSPYQNQYTHSSYQGYPYQSVPQQNRMSQPLPQYQPPPNPPTSYQQQQQQGVQNYQQRHDNYQRPPQKADQQNILAPNQTYPNPLQNGQIQSNMKYPTYQHPPVSKQSKQMHFVSATKGTATVSQSTSSLQKPAVGSAARTAPCHLCRKKQVTEPAIYCSDCDFYMSRFRPKN, encoded by the exons GACCTGTTCTCGCAGcttcaattttcgcaagagagCGCTCTGCCGCCCGACACGCTGCGCCGCGCTCTGGCCGAGAGTTTTCTGGATCAGCAAAGGTTTCAGCTCGGATTCATGGACGACGCGGCGGAATGTTTC GAAAACATTCTTCTGCGTATACATCTGCACATCGCCAGCGGGGAAGCCGAGGATATGTGTAGCGCGAGACACTGTGTGCCGCATCAAAAGTTCGCCATGACGTTGGTCGAGCAAAGTGTTTGCGGAGCTTGCGGTGCCACTTCGGAACCTCTGCCTTTTACACAG ATGGTTCATTACGTGTCGGCATCGGCATTGACGTCGCAAGCGAGGCAAACGCCACCGAATGCCCGAAACAGCCCGGATCTGTTCGGTCAGCTTCTTCGGAAGGCCGGTGGCATGGGTGACATCCGGGACTGTCCG AGTTCCTGCGGTGCGAAAATCCAAATCTGCCGAACGCTGATGAACCGTCCGGAAATCGTTTCGGTCGGAGTTGTATGGGACAGCGAACGACCATCATTGGAGCACATCATGGACGTTTTCGCAACCGTGGGAACGTCCTTACGACTGAGTGACGTTTTTCACAGCGTGGTGGACTCTCGGTGGGGTGCCTCGACCGTGCACAATCTCGTAGGAGTCGTCACTTACTACGGAAAACACTACTCCACCTTCTTTTTTCACACGAAATTAAAG GTTTGGATTTACTTCGACGATGCGACTGTCAAGGAAATCGGTCCTCGTTGGGAGCAAGTTGTGGAGAAGTGTAGAAGGGGTCGATATCAACCTCTGCTTTTACTATACGCAACCCCTGGTGGAACTCCTGTTAACACGGAAAACGCCCCCAAGACAGTGACGCCTTTTCCAAACGGAAACGGTCTGAAGACACCACCGAAGAATaatgttcgtcgatcgatcacCCCCAGTCCGGAGAAACCATCGATCAACAGCACTGCTAGACGTGCCATTACACCGAATCCTGACAGTCCTCCACATCCATACACACAACGGAGGATTTACAGCGATTATCAGAATCTCACTGACATTCAGAACAACATCTTCGGCAATCAA GGTGTGGACGTTGTCGATGGCGAGACGGAGTCAAAGTACATCAGTCGTCGCGCGGTAGAAACCGTGATGCAACAGCAGAAGAAGCAACAGATGCAACTGACGCGCAGCCTGAGCGCGGGATCGACGCCGCAGGACGGCATCAGTATTCCGGATCATTTGAACGTGCCACGAAGACGAGATTCTGGAAACTGGTCGGGCGATCGGAACAGCGCATCATCGAGTTCCTCGACGACTATGGACAATCCGTACCTGTACATCGTGAACAAAATGCAGAGGAACTCCGGGGTACCGAAGAGCCCGACCAGCAAATCGGGAGAGCTCTCTAGCAGCAGCAGCGGCCATTACGATGCTGGTTACGATTCATATTCATTGTCCTCCACGGACAGCCTACCGCTTCAGCAGGGTCTGAAGCATAATCTACAG CTCGCCCAGATCCCAGAAGGCTACCAAGCTGCCACGGGCGATGATTGTGAACGTCTCTGCAAGGAAACCGACGCGTTGTTGGATAAATCCCGAGCTGCCGAGGATGCTGGCGATCTCAGCACCGCGGTAGCTTTGTGCAGTGCAGCCAGCAGCAAAGCCAGAGCTGCCATGGACGCACCGTACAACAATCCTCACACGATCACAATAGCGAGGATGAAACACAACACCTGCGTAATGAGAACGAGGAGCTTGCACAGAAGGATGCTGCAAGAACAAGCAGTGGCTAACGGCGAGAAAGAAG AAGGCGCACCCGAAGGTAGACATTCGCGAGAGAACAGTAAATCCGGTCAACACTCTAGGCAGAGTTCGAGAGACAAGGGGAGCCATTCCAGGCAAAACAGTCGCGAGCTTCTAGTGAATACCCCGGCCACAGTCGCGGATAAGCCTGCCTCGAAGAGCATCGAAATCTATGCTACCTTGCCGAAGAAGAAGACTCTGCGTAGCAAGGCAACAGCCGTGAACGTGATCGAGGACGAAGAGTACATGCTGTACGATCGGCCGATTCAAAGGACAGGATTGTTCAGCCGCGCGAAACGATGCGACGACGACAAGAAGgacaagaaacgcgcccgaagcGAAGAGAGGAACAAGAACGTCTCGAAAGACTTCTCTATAGCCCCGTCAAGATCGTCACCGTCCCCGAAGGGGACGAAAGTTGAGAAGCCTAAAGAAAGCATCGATCCGGTTACCAATAACGCGCGAAACTCCCAATCGAGCAATGGAAATGGCGAACAGAAACAGGGGAAGAAACAGCACAAGATACGCAGGAAATTATTGATGGGTGGTTTGATCAAGAGGAAAAACAGAAGCATGCCGGATCTCCGTGAGGGACAGGACAACCAGACGAACGTGAGCGTAGAGGGATCCTCCAACACCTTGCCAAAGCAGTCAGTGGACGATTCCAGCGTTGGTTTGAAGGGGAACGAAGTTTGCCAGTCTCTGAGCGGTTACTTGTCAGAGGGTCACTTGGAGTTTACCGGGAACAACAACGGTAGCCCTGGCAGTACGAGCAACCCGAACCTGGAGAGAAGTCGTCTGATGAGGAAGAGCTTCCACGGCAGCGCCGGCAAAGTGTTACACGTAGCGAAGGTACCTCCGCCTCCTCCGCTCAGGACCACTTCTCAGCTTAGCAAGTCTAAGTGTTCGGGTGAAGTGCACAGCGAGCAACAATCCGAGAAATCGGTGTATCCGTTGTCAGAGGGACAGTGCCAGTCCAATCCACCTCAGGAGCAGAATGGATCCTATTGGAATCACGTAAATACAGCCAACTCGTCCGGTGGGACAACCAGAAACACCAATTACACCGACTATTCGTCGGAATCTCACTCTCTTCCGTTCCTACCAACTTACAGCATGGAACAGAGCACTGCCAGTGTCCCCGCATCGTGCCAATCGAATTACAACAATAAACCCCGAATTCAAGACGACGTAGTACAGTACGCCAATGGAATTTTGTACGAACCAACGTTCGTAGTTACTCGAGCGGACGTGCACAGCGAGCAGAGTCCCGTGAAGCAACCGAATCCGAGCGATTTGTTGCCCCCGTACCCCGAAAATGGGAACGTATCCCATTCGAGGCAACCCAGCGAGGACTTTCCACCACCGCCGTATCCTTCGATTCACTCTGTGTCCCATTCGAGGCAAGCCAGCGAAGACTTTCCACCTCCGCCACCGCCTATCGACGAACCTACGAATCATATTCAAGAGAATCAACAGCAGTACCAACAACAGtatcagcaacaacaacagtATCTTCAACAGCAATACCAACAGCAGCAAACGGCGGTTCTTATGCAACAACGTCAACAACAGTTGGACAATCAACAGATCAGCAGTTTGTTGACGCAATTGCAGATCAAGAGGGATCAAATTTTGGCTTCGAAGGTCAAGGAGGAGAGAAGGTCCGAGGAGCAAGAGGACGAAGAGAAATCGTCCAGCGAAACCTGGCTCCGCGAGTTGCAAGCTAAACAAGCGGAGAGGAGGATGAAGAAGCAAAGTCCCTCCGATCAGGATGTTTCGAAAGTTAGGTGTTCGGCTCCAACGATCCCAGGCCCGACAGTTGCAAGGAGGACCAGCGATTTGATGATGAACAGTCTCGGACAAACCTACGATCAAACTAGTCGCGACGTTCCCGATTGTCCGCGAGTCGTCTCTTCTGTGAAAGACATGGCGGCCAGATTCGAGCAGATTAAATTACAACCTATACCGAAAACGGAACCGGAGCAAAAGCTTCCTGCGAAGCAAAACCTAAACTGCATTTCGTCTTCTCCGTTGATGGACATGTCCCAAGATGTTCAACAGGTAGAAGAGTCGAGACCGAAGCTTTCGACGGAAAATTTGGCCGCTTTCTCCAAACCTGAAACCCCATCGGGTCAGTCGATCTTGAATTCGAGCTTCGAGTCGAGTTCGAGCCAGAACACTTTCGTCTCGACAGCAACGCCCAGTAATCCCACCAACGCGCAACCGAGTGGACTGAACGCAGCGATCATGTCCATGTCATTGACACTGCCGCACGAAAATGGTCTGCCGATCGATTATCCCGAAGACGATATCAGCGAAGTTGCTATGCAAAACACCATCCAAAACACGACAATTCTGCCCAGCGAGGAGGACATCGCCCCGAGAAAGATGAAACGACGAATAGGAAAAAAGAAGAGCGTGTCGTTCTGCGATCAAGTCGTTCTGGTGGCCACCGCAGAGGACGACGAGAAGGACTCTTACATACCCAACCCCATCCTCGAGAGGGTTCTCCGTTCGGCAATGAACAAGCCAGAAACTGCCCAAGTTCTACGAGAAATCAGAAGTCTGCAAGAGGCAGAATTGAACCGTGAAAATTGCACCGTCATCAAGTTCCAACAGCAGACTCTTCCACTGAAGAGCGAGGCCGACAGTCTTCCCGCGACTCCCTATCAAGATCAATTGAGAAGCGTGAATCCAATACCGATCCCTGACACGATCAAGCCCACCTTTGGGAGGCAAAATTCGAACGAGTCGGTGGGATCGTTGTCGGAGAAAAAGCACTGCACCTCGTACGTAAACGAGGGACAGGACGTCGTCAGAGAAACTTACTCGGGGCTATCGAACGTTACCAAGCCACCGACTTCGTACTCCCCTCAGTTGCAACAACAAATAAGGTACTCGCAGAACGGATACATGCCTTACATGCAATCCCAAACCGCGTATCCCCAGACACAGACGTCTCATCCGAGAAATCAGGTTATTCCGATCTCGCAAACCCAGAAACCGGCCAGCCCTTATCCCACCCAACTGCACGGCCAGTACGTGCAGAACAACGTGCAACAACAGAAACCCGTGTGCCAAAAGAACACCTACCAAACGTACTACCAGCTGGAGCAACAGCACAATCAAATGAACAAGCAAATGtctcagcagcaacagcagaaCATGAATCAGAGGATCACGAATCATAACGCGAGTCCCATCACGGTACAGCACTCTCAACAGCAGTTCGCGTATCCGCCGGCCCAGTCACCCAGCCCTTATCAGAATCAATACACCCACAGTTCCTATCAGGGTTATCCCTATCAATCCGTTCCTCAGCAAAACAGAATGAGCCAACCGTTGCCCCAGTATCAACCGCCGCCAAATCCGCCCACCTCCTatcagcaacaacagcagcagggTGTGCAGAATTATCAGCAGAGGCACGATAACTACCAGAGACCTCCGCAGAAAGCTGACCAACAGAACATCTTGGCGCCCAATCAAACGTATCCGAACCCGTTGCAGAACGGTCAGATACAATCCAACATGAAGTACCCGACCTATCAGCACCCACCTGTTTCGAAGCAGAGCAAACAGATGCACTTCGTGTCCGCCACGAAGGGTACCGCGACTGTCTCTCAGTCAACGTCTTCGCTGCAGAAGCCTGCCGTTGGTAGCGCAGCTAGAACTGCACCCTGTCATCTCTGTCGGAAAAAGCAGGTCACCGAACCAGCCATCTACTGCTCGGACTGCGACTTTTACATGTCCCGATTCCGACCAAAGAACTAA
- the Ec gene encoding ubiquitin specific peptidase echinus isoform X3 has protein sequence MVLWHLDIFRRSFRELSGHACMRESCIFCALKDLFSQLQFSQESALPPDTLRRALAESFLDQQRFQLGFMDDAAECFENILLRIHLHIASGEAEDMCSARHCVPHQKFAMTLVEQSVCGACGATSEPLPFTQMVHYVSASALTSQARQTPPNARNSPDLFGQLLRKAGGMGDIRDCPSSCGAKIQICRTLMNRPEIVSVGVVWDSERPSLEHIMDVFATVGTSLRLSDVFHSVVDSRWGASTVHNLVGVVTYYGKHYSTFFFHTKLKVWIYFDDATVKEIGPRWEQVVEKCRRGRYQPLLLLYATPGGTPVNTENAPKTVTPFPNGNGLKTPPKNNVRRSITPSPEKPSINSTARRAITPNPDSPPHPYTQRRIYSDYQNLTDIQNNIFGNQGVDVVDGETESKYISRRAVETVMQQQKKQQMQLTRSLSAGSTPQDGISIPDHLNVPRRRDSGNWSGDRNSASSSSSTTMDNPYLYIVNKMQRNSGVPKSPTSKSGELSSSSSGHYDAGYDSYSLSSTDSLPLQQGLKHNLQLAQIPEGYQAATGDDCERLCKETDALLDKSRAAEDAGDLSTAVALCSAASSKARAAMDAPYNNPHTITIARMKHNTCVMRTRSLHRRMLQEQAVANGEKEEGAPEGRHSRENSKSGQHSRQSSRDKGSHSRQNSRELLVNTPATVADKPASKSIEIYATLPKKKTLRSKATAVNVIEDEEYMLYDRPIQRTGLFSRAKRCDDDKKDKKRARSEERNKNVSKDFSIAPSRSSPSPKGTKVEKPKESIDPVTNNARNSQSSNGNGEQKQGKKQHKIRRKLLMGGLIKRKNRSMPDLREGQDNQTNVSVEGSSNTLPKQSVDDSSVGLKGNEVCQSLSGYLSEGHLEFTGNNNGSPGSTSNPNLERSRLMRKSFHGSAGKVLHVAKVPPPPPLRTTSQLSKSKCSGEVHSEQQSEKSVYPLSEGQCQSNPPQEQNGSYWNHVNTANSSGGTTRNTNYTDYSSESHSLPFLPTYSMEQSTASVPASCQSNYNNKPRIQDDVVQYANGILYEPTFVVTRADVHSEQSPVKQPNPSDLLPPYPENGNVSHSRQPSEDFPPPPYPSIHSVSHSRQASEDFPPPPPPIDEPTNHIQENQQQYQQQYQQQQQYLQQQYQQQQTAVLMQQRQQQLDNQQISSLLTQLQIKRDQILASKVKEERRSEEQEDEEKSSSETWLRELQAKQAERRMKKQSPSDQDVSKVRCSAPTIPGPTVARRTSDLMMNSLGQTYDQTSRDVPDCPRVVSSVKDMAARFEQIKLQPIPKTEPEQKLPAKQNLNCISSSPLMDMSQDVQQVEESRPKLSTENLAAFSKPETPSGQSILNSSFESSSSQNTFVSTATPSNPTNAQPSGLNAAIMSMSLTLPHENGLPIDYPEDDISEVAMQNTIQNTTILPSEEDIAPRKMKRRIGKKKSVSFCDQVVLVATAEDDEKDSYIPNPILERVLRSAMNKPETAQVLREIRSLQEAELNRENCTVIKFQQQTLPLKSEADSLPATPYQDQLRSVNPIPIPDTIKPTFGRQNSNESVGSLSEKKHCTSYVNEGQDVVRETYSGLSNVTKPPTSYSPQLQQQIRYSQNGYMPYMQSQTAYPQTQTSHPRNQVIPISQTQKPASPYPTQLHGQYVQNNVQQQKPVCQKNTYQTYYQLEQQHNQMNKQMSQQQQQNMNQRITNHNASPITVQHSQQQFAYPPAQSPSPYQNQYTHSSYQGYPYQSVPQQNRMSQPLPQYQPPPNPPTSYQQQQQQGVQNYQQRHDNYQRPPQKADQQNILAPNQTYPNPLQNGQIQSNMKYPTYQHPPVSKQSKQMHFVSATKGTATVSQSTSSLQKPAVGSAARTAPCHLCRKKQVTEPAIYCSDCDFYMSRFRPKN, from the exons GACCTGTTCTCGCAGcttcaattttcgcaagagagCGCTCTGCCGCCCGACACGCTGCGCCGCGCTCTGGCCGAGAGTTTTCTGGATCAGCAAAGGTTTCAGCTCGGATTCATGGACGACGCGGCGGAATGTTTC GAAAACATTCTTCTGCGTATACATCTGCACATCGCCAGCGGGGAAGCCGAGGATATGTGTAGCGCGAGACACTGTGTGCCGCATCAAAAGTTCGCCATGACGTTGGTCGAGCAAAGTGTTTGCGGAGCTTGCGGTGCCACTTCGGAACCTCTGCCTTTTACACAG ATGGTTCATTACGTGTCGGCATCGGCATTGACGTCGCAAGCGAGGCAAACGCCACCGAATGCCCGAAACAGCCCGGATCTGTTCGGTCAGCTTCTTCGGAAGGCCGGTGGCATGGGTGACATCCGGGACTGTCCG AGTTCCTGCGGTGCGAAAATCCAAATCTGCCGAACGCTGATGAACCGTCCGGAAATCGTTTCGGTCGGAGTTGTATGGGACAGCGAACGACCATCATTGGAGCACATCATGGACGTTTTCGCAACCGTGGGAACGTCCTTACGACTGAGTGACGTTTTTCACAGCGTGGTGGACTCTCGGTGGGGTGCCTCGACCGTGCACAATCTCGTAGGAGTCGTCACTTACTACGGAAAACACTACTCCACCTTCTTTTTTCACACGAAATTAAAG GTTTGGATTTACTTCGACGATGCGACTGTCAAGGAAATCGGTCCTCGTTGGGAGCAAGTTGTGGAGAAGTGTAGAAGGGGTCGATATCAACCTCTGCTTTTACTATACGCAACCCCTGGTGGAACTCCTGTTAACACGGAAAACGCCCCCAAGACAGTGACGCCTTTTCCAAACGGAAACGGTCTGAAGACACCACCGAAGAATaatgttcgtcgatcgatcacCCCCAGTCCGGAGAAACCATCGATCAACAGCACTGCTAGACGTGCCATTACACCGAATCCTGACAGTCCTCCACATCCATACACACAACGGAGGATTTACAGCGATTATCAGAATCTCACTGACATTCAGAACAACATCTTCGGCAATCAA GGTGTGGACGTTGTCGATGGCGAGACGGAGTCAAAGTACATCAGTCGTCGCGCGGTAGAAACCGTGATGCAACAGCAGAAGAAGCAACAGATGCAACTGACGCGCAGCCTGAGCGCGGGATCGACGCCGCAGGACGGCATCAGTATTCCGGATCATTTGAACGTGCCACGAAGACGAGATTCTGGAAACTGGTCGGGCGATCGGAACAGCGCATCATCGAGTTCCTCGACGACTATGGACAATCCGTACCTGTACATCGTGAACAAAATGCAGAGGAACTCCGGGGTACCGAAGAGCCCGACCAGCAAATCGGGAGAGCTCTCTAGCAGCAGCAGCGGCCATTACGATGCTGGTTACGATTCATATTCATTGTCCTCCACGGACAGCCTACCGCTTCAGCAGGGTCTGAAGCATAATCTACAG CTCGCCCAGATCCCAGAAGGCTACCAAGCTGCCACGGGCGATGATTGTGAACGTCTCTGCAAGGAAACCGACGCGTTGTTGGATAAATCCCGAGCTGCCGAGGATGCTGGCGATCTCAGCACCGCGGTAGCTTTGTGCAGTGCAGCCAGCAGCAAAGCCAGAGCTGCCATGGACGCACCGTACAACAATCCTCACACGATCACAATAGCGAGGATGAAACACAACACCTGCGTAATGAGAACGAGGAGCTTGCACAGAAGGATGCTGCAAGAACAAGCAGTGGCTAACGGCGAGAAAGAAG AAGGCGCACCCGAAGGTAGACATTCGCGAGAGAACAGTAAATCCGGTCAACACTCTAGGCAGAGTTCGAGAGACAAGGGGAGCCATTCCAGGCAAAACAGTCGCGAGCTTCTAGTGAATACCCCGGCCACAGTCGCGGATAAGCCTGCCTCGAAGAGCATCGAAATCTATGCTACCTTGCCGAAGAAGAAGACTCTGCGTAGCAAGGCAACAGCCGTGAACGTGATCGAGGACGAAGAGTACATGCTGTACGATCGGCCGATTCAAAGGACAGGATTGTTCAGCCGCGCGAAACGATGCGACGACGACAAGAAGgacaagaaacgcgcccgaagcGAAGAGAGGAACAAGAACGTCTCGAAAGACTTCTCTATAGCCCCGTCAAGATCGTCACCGTCCCCGAAGGGGACGAAAGTTGAGAAGCCTAAAGAAAGCATCGATCCGGTTACCAATAACGCGCGAAACTCCCAATCGAGCAATGGAAATGGCGAACAGAAACAGGGGAAGAAACAGCACAAGATACGCAGGAAATTATTGATGGGTGGTTTGATCAAGAGGAAAAACAGAAGCATGCCGGATCTCCGTGAGGGACAGGACAACCAGACGAACGTGAGCGTAGAGGGATCCTCCAACACCTTGCCAAAGCAGTCAGTGGACGATTCCAGCGTTGGTTTGAAGGGGAACGAAGTTTGCCAGTCTCTGAGCGGTTACTTGTCAGAGGGTCACTTGGAGTTTACCGGGAACAACAACGGTAGCCCTGGCAGTACGAGCAACCCGAACCTGGAGAGAAGTCGTCTGATGAGGAAGAGCTTCCACGGCAGCGCCGGCAAAGTGTTACACGTAGCGAAGGTACCTCCGCCTCCTCCGCTCAGGACCACTTCTCAGCTTAGCAAGTCTAAGTGTTCGGGTGAAGTGCACAGCGAGCAACAATCCGAGAAATCGGTGTATCCGTTGTCAGAGGGACAGTGCCAGTCCAATCCACCTCAGGAGCAGAATGGATCCTATTGGAATCACGTAAATACAGCCAACTCGTCCGGTGGGACAACCAGAAACACCAATTACACCGACTATTCGTCGGAATCTCACTCTCTTCCGTTCCTACCAACTTACAGCATGGAACAGAGCACTGCCAGTGTCCCCGCATCGTGCCAATCGAATTACAACAATAAACCCCGAATTCAAGACGACGTAGTACAGTACGCCAATGGAATTTTGTACGAACCAACGTTCGTAGTTACTCGAGCGGACGTGCACAGCGAGCAGAGTCCCGTGAAGCAACCGAATCCGAGCGATTTGTTGCCCCCGTACCCCGAAAATGGGAACGTATCCCATTCGAGGCAACCCAGCGAGGACTTTCCACCACCGCCGTATCCTTCGATTCACTCTGTGTCCCATTCGAGGCAAGCCAGCGAAGACTTTCCACCTCCGCCACCGCCTATCGACGAACCTACGAATCATATTCAAGAGAATCAACAGCAGTACCAACAACAGtatcagcaacaacaacagtATCTTCAACAGCAATACCAACAGCAGCAAACGGCGGTTCTTATGCAACAACGTCAACAACAGTTGGACAATCAACAGATCAGCAGTTTGTTGACGCAATTGCAGATCAAGAGGGATCAAATTTTGGCTTCGAAGGTCAAGGAGGAGAGAAGGTCCGAGGAGCAAGAGGACGAAGAGAAATCGTCCAGCGAAACCTGGCTCCGCGAGTTGCAAGCTAAACAAGCGGAGAGGAGGATGAAGAAGCAAAGTCCCTCCGATCAGGATGTTTCGAAAGTTAGGTGTTCGGCTCCAACGATCCCAGGCCCGACAGTTGCAAGGAGGACCAGCGATTTGATGATGAACAGTCTCGGACAAACCTACGATCAAACTAGTCGCGACGTTCCCGATTGTCCGCGAGTCGTCTCTTCTGTGAAAGACATGGCGGCCAGATTCGAGCAGATTAAATTACAACCTATACCGAAAACGGAACCGGAGCAAAAGCTTCCTGCGAAGCAAAACCTAAACTGCATTTCGTCTTCTCCGTTGATGGACATGTCCCAAGATGTTCAACAGGTAGAAGAGTCGAGACCGAAGCTTTCGACGGAAAATTTGGCCGCTTTCTCCAAACCTGAAACCCCATCGGGTCAGTCGATCTTGAATTCGAGCTTCGAGTCGAGTTCGAGCCAGAACACTTTCGTCTCGACAGCAACGCCCAGTAATCCCACCAACGCGCAACCGAGTGGACTGAACGCAGCGATCATGTCCATGTCATTGACACTGCCGCACGAAAATGGTCTGCCGATCGATTATCCCGAAGACGATATCAGCGAAGTTGCTATGCAAAACACCATCCAAAACACGACAATTCTGCCCAGCGAGGAGGACATCGCCCCGAGAAAGATGAAACGACGAATAGGAAAAAAGAAGAGCGTGTCGTTCTGCGATCAAGTCGTTCTGGTGGCCACCGCAGAGGACGACGAGAAGGACTCTTACATACCCAACCCCATCCTCGAGAGGGTTCTCCGTTCGGCAATGAACAAGCCAGAAACTGCCCAAGTTCTACGAGAAATCAGAAGTCTGCAAGAGGCAGAATTGAACCGTGAAAATTGCACCGTCATCAAGTTCCAACAGCAGACTCTTCCACTGAAGAGCGAGGCCGACAGTCTTCCCGCGACTCCCTATCAAGATCAATTGAGAAGCGTGAATCCAATACCGATCCCTGACACGATCAAGCCCACCTTTGGGAGGCAAAATTCGAACGAGTCGGTGGGATCGTTGTCGGAGAAAAAGCACTGCACCTCGTACGTAAACGAGGGACAGGACGTCGTCAGAGAAACTTACTCGGGGCTATCGAACGTTACCAAGCCACCGACTTCGTACTCCCCTCAGTTGCAACAACAAATAAGGTACTCGCAGAACGGATACATGCCTTACATGCAATCCCAAACCGCGTATCCCCAGACACAGACGTCTCATCCGAGAAATCAGGTTATTCCGATCTCGCAAACCCAGAAACCGGCCAGCCCTTATCCCACCCAACTGCACGGCCAGTACGTGCAGAACAACGTGCAACAACAGAAACCCGTGTGCCAAAAGAACACCTACCAAACGTACTACCAGCTGGAGCAACAGCACAATCAAATGAACAAGCAAATGtctcagcagcaacagcagaaCATGAATCAGAGGATCACGAATCATAACGCGAGTCCCATCACGGTACAGCACTCTCAACAGCAGTTCGCGTATCCGCCGGCCCAGTCACCCAGCCCTTATCAGAATCAATACACCCACAGTTCCTATCAGGGTTATCCCTATCAATCCGTTCCTCAGCAAAACAGAATGAGCCAACCGTTGCCCCAGTATCAACCGCCGCCAAATCCGCCCACCTCCTatcagcaacaacagcagcagggTGTGCAGAATTATCAGCAGAGGCACGATAACTACCAGAGACCTCCGCAGAAAGCTGACCAACAGAACATCTTGGCGCCCAATCAAACGTATCCGAACCCGTTGCAGAACGGTCAGATACAATCCAACATGAAGTACCCGACCTATCAGCACCCACCTGTTTCGAAGCAGAGCAAACAGATGCACTTCGTGTCCGCCACGAAGGGTACCGCGACTGTCTCTCAGTCAACGTCTTCGCTGCAGAAGCCTGCCGTTGGTAGCGCAGCTAGAACTGCACCCTGTCATCTCTGTCGGAAAAAGCAGGTCACCGAACCAGCCATCTACTGCTCGGACTGCGACTTTTACATGTCCCGATTCCGACCAAAGAACTAA